CCCCGTCATAAACCAGGTGTTCATAAACTTCATCACTCAGAATCAGGACATCTGTACCTTTGGTTAGTTTAATTAATGCTTTAACATCTTTTTCCGTCAGTACCGTACCGGTTGGGTTATGCGGGCTATTCAGAATAATCATTTTTGTACTGGCAGTAAATAGTTTTTTTACCATTTCCCAGTCAATACTGTAATCAGGAGGGGTCATCTCATAAGATTTAACCAGTCCGCCCAGCATTTTTATAGTAGGAGCATAACAATCATAGGCAGGTTCAAAAATAATAACCTCATCACCAGCCTGAATACAGGCTGTCAAAGCAGTAAATATGGCTTGTGTGCCACCAGCAGTAATGGTTACTTCTGTATCAGGATGATAATTTGATCCATATTGAAGATTTACTTTATCGGCAACCAGCTCTCTTAAAGATTGAACACCCATCATTGGTGCATATTGATTATGCCCGTTTCTCATTGCATCCGCAACAAGTTCAATCAATTTAGGATCACAGTCGTAATCAGGGAATCCCTGAGAAAGGTTAATGGCGTTGTGTTCAGCCGCTAACTGGGACATCACTGAAAAAATAGTGTTGGATATTCCCGGAAGTTTCGAGTATGTAGCTATCATGTGCGGGCAAAATTATAAAATATTCGCTGTTTTATGGTGAGCGTGTTTAAAATTCAGTCTATATTTAATAATTTGCGATACGTATGACTTTTAAAACTAAAGAGAGCAGATTATTGCTTGTACTGGGGAGTTTTTTTGTAGCTAACACTATTCTTTCTGAATTTATTGGTGTTAAAATATTTAGTGTGGAAGGCACACTCGGGATAAAACATTTTAATATTAATTTATTGGGAGTTCCAAATCTGTCCTTTCATATGTCGGCCGGTGTACTGACCTGGCCACTGATTTTTATCATGACTGATATTATCAATGAATACTTTGGTATGAAGCAGGTTCGGTTCCTTTCGATATTAACCGCTATACTTATAGCCTATGCATTTTTTATAGTCTGGGGTGCAATGAATCTGAATTCGTCTGATTTCTGGGTAAATCAGCAGATTAACGGACGGATGCTGAACATGGACAATGCATTTGCGGGTATTTTTGGACAGGGTATGTGGATTATCGTTGGCTCCATTGCTGCATTTTTAATCGGTCAGTTTGCTGATGTACTTATCTTTCATAAGATTAAAAAGATAACAGGTGAACGGGCTTTATGGCTGCGTTCAACGGGGTCTACACTGGTGTCCCAGCTGATAGATAGTTTTGTGGTGATTTTTATTGCCTTTTATCTCAACCCTCAATATCACTGGAGCTGGCAGATGGTGGCCGCTATCGGACTAGTGAATTATACCTATAAGTTTCTGGTCGCTATTTTAATGACACCTATACTTTACGTGGTCCATAGTATAATTGATAACTATCTGGGCAAAGATCTGGCTCATAAATTAATAAAAATGGCAGGAAGAGGGTAGGCCTTATTTTATATTAGATATTTTTAAAACATTGAAAATCAGTTGTTGTTGTATAGTTGATTATTGAGCATAATATAGATTTAACTGTTGCTTAATAAATAAATTAAATTATATGAAAACGGTGACTTTTTCTTTTGATCATCCTGTGGCCGTTAAAGTTTTTTTTAACTGCACATCAGATCCTGAGCTTAAACAGGATATTAAATTTCTACGCAGTGACGAACATGGACTGCTGCATGTCCCGATAGAAGATGTTCCGCAGGGAATATGGAAACTTTTACTGGAATGGAATCATGACGGCAGAGACTTTTGTATGGAGCGGATAATTGAGCTGCCCGGCAGAAGTTTATAACACTTGTTTGTATCTTTTATACAATTAAATAAATATTTTATGGATTACTTACAATCTGATTGCAAATAAAAGGTATGATTTTTGTACCTTTGAGGAAATTTTTAGACATTAATGAAGATATTTATTACAGGCCTTCCTTTAGAAGTAGGGGAAGATGAATTAACAGCCGTATTTGGTGATTTCGGTCAGGTAAAATCACTTAGAATTATCAAAGATCGTGAAACTGGTCAGAGTCGTGGTTTTGGTTTCGTAGAGATGCCAGTAGACGAAGAGGCTAAAGAAGCGATTAAGAGAATGAACGGTGGCGATTACAATGGTAACCGTATCAAAGTTGCTGAAGCACAAGAAAAACCTAATACTGGCGGTGCTGGTGGTGGCGGTGGTTTCAAACGCAACAACAACAACAGAGAAAGAAGCTATTAATTAGCTTTTTTCTATTGGATCGATTTTTCTATCATCACATAGAGAACCAGGCTTTAATGGTATAATCCCTGGTTCTTATTTCAGATGGTTTTTAATTATGCTGGATAAAGGTTATGATAAGAAAATACCTGCTGTTTAACCTGGTTTACGCACTGCTATTTATATTAGTGCTGGTTTCCGGATACAAGCAACTGACGCTTTTGAACTATGGTTTAATACCATGTATTACGCTTATACCGCTTGTTTTTTTCTGCTTAACTACAAAATTAAGCGGCCGTTTCCATCAAAGGTTATTCACAGGATTGGTTTTCGCCCTTACCGGCAGTACTTTGTTTCTGCTGAGGGGGTATGATCCGTCCTATTCTTCATATGGGCTTATTGCCATTGTGATTTGCCATTTGTTTTATATTGGTGCATTTTACCTCGATTTTCGCTCCGCCCAGGAGCTCGATAAGAAAGGGGCCAGAATTGCTATATTCAGCAGTGCCATTATTTTTACTGCGTTTTATTTCTATCTCAGACCACATCTGGGGACTTTCAGACTGCCTGTACTGGTTTGCATTTTTATTGTTGCCCTGTTTGCTATGATGGCTGCCTTCAGAAATCAGCGTGTCAATCAGCTTAGCTTTAAGTTAATTCTTACCGGTGTCCTTTTTTTTATTGTAGCTGATGCGATTTTAGCACATACTTACTTTATCAATTCCTTCAAATCTTCTGATTTACTGATTGTTGTAATTTATATGATTGCCCAATATTTTATAGTTACCGGTGGTGCAGAACGTAAGCTCTTAAGACCATTATCTGCCGACTAATGTTTCTCTCTGTCCAGTATAGTAAATTGCTGTACAAATCTTTCTCCTTTATCATCCACCAGGGTTAATATATGTTTTCCTGATGTCGGGCTCAGACTAAGCTGATGATTATGTGCTGTTGTAGCTACATACTGATCATCTATATGCCAGTAGATTTTTGCAGATGGATTTTTATGGGTCGCTGTAAAGATAACTTTTCCTCTTTGTCCATCAAGTTCCAGTGGAATATAAATAGCAGCATTGTTTTTTGGATAGATCATATCCATTACATAATTATTACCTGCATCACCACATCCTTCCATAAATGGAGGAAGAGGTTTATAATCACTGTGTTTTATTTTATAATAATACTCTATCGCCGGTGGCAATATAAACCAGGACTGATGAATCATATCTGCCGGGCTGATACACTGATCGGTAACCCGGAAAGTACTGCTACGGTCAAGATGTATGGTTTTGTGGTAAGGACAGATCACTGTTTTTTCACCTGCAAAAGATACATATTCTTCAATACGGTCAGGACAGTACTGGCCGGCTTTATATCCACTTTGGAGACAGATAGATGTTTTCTTTAATTTGTTCTTGGGCATTTCAAACCATTTACCTGCAGGTAGTTGTCTGAAAATATCAAATAATACCGGTGCGGCAACATCTATTCCGGTTAATCCTGGCCGCCCTTCTCCATCTGCATTTCCAACCCAAACACAAACTACATAGTCGGGGGTAAGACCAATAGCCCAGGCATCCCGGAATCCAAAGCTTGTTCCGGTTTTCCAGGCCAGCCGCTGGGAAGATGAAAATTGTTCCCACAAACCTTCATCGCCCGGACGCATCAGTTCTTCCATCGCATTAAACGTACTCCAGATTGCCCCATTGTCTAAAAGAGAACTACGCTGAAGTTCATTTTCATCTGGTTTTTCATCTGGTTTTTGTTTGATATAACCCGGTGCATCATAGTCATGCGGATTATAATATCCATGATAATCATTGTAGTGGTTGAGTGATCGGGCCATACCCATATAAGTTTTAGCCAGGTCCCACATGGTTACTTCACTGCCACCCAGAATGAGTGATAAGCCATAATGATCGGCGGGTTGACTGAGCGTAGAAAACCCCATTTTTTTTAGCTGATCATAAAAACGCGGATATTTATAGGTCTGTAATAGCCGGACAGCCGGAATGTTCAGCGATCGGCTCAACGCACGATCAGCAGCTATCGCGCCATCATAACCAAGATCATAGTTTTGCGGGGAGTAATTACCTATTTGTGTAGGAATATCAGGAATTAGCGTTTTAGGCAGGATCAGTCCATCGTTTAACATACTTGCGTATAGCAAAGGTTTTAAGGTACTGCCCGGACTACGGGGAGCTCTGATCATATCAACATGACTTTCCAAACCTGCATTCTCCGGCTGATAAATATTTCCGGCATAGGCCATAACAGTACCATTACGAACATTTAATACGAGTGCTGCAATATTATCGATGTCATTGGCTCTGTACCTGTTGTTGTATCTTTTTAATAATGCATTGATTTTTAATTGTAAAGCTTCGTTCAATGTTGTCCTTACTCTGGTAGTTTTGATTTTCAAACCTGCTCTTTCAGTTTTAAATCTGTTCAGCAGGTGTGGTGCGTTTTGTGGTAATGGTCTGGGTTTACCTGGCACAGGCTCCAGTTTGGATAGGTTCGCGGTAGCCTGATCTATGATTTTTAATTTTGCCAGCTGATCCAGCAAGTTATTTCTTTTCGTGATCAGACGGGTTATATTGCGTCCGGGGTGTACCAGTCGCGGACTGTTTGGTAAGACTGCCAGTGTAGCCATTTCTCCCCAGGATAGCGTTTTCGGGCTACGGCCAAAATATCTCCAGGCAGCTGCCTCCAGTCCAACTACATTACTTCCAAATGGAGCGTTAGCTGCATATAGTTTAAGTATTTCTTTTTTTTTATGTCTTACTTCCAGGCGCAAGGCAAGAAATATTTCAAATAACTTCTGGATGATGGTCCGGTCTTGTCTGCGGCTCAGTCTGATGGTTTGCATGGTTAGCGTACTGCCTCCGCTTACAATTCCTTTAGCACGAAAGTTCTGACGCATAGCCCTCACCATAGCCAGCAGATCTATACCCGGATGCTGATAGAAACGTTTGTCTTCAAAGGCTATTATACATTTGGCAAATTTATCCGGTACTGAATCTGCAGCAGGAAAACGCCATTGCCCGTCTGAGGCAATGGCCGCATTCAACAGTTCGCCATTGGCTGCTTCTACCACATAAGAAGTAGGGGAAACAAAAAGTCTGGCAGGTAAAGCAAACAAAAACCAGCATAATAACAGGCATATTATGCCGTCACCAATCAGCAGTTTTGATACCGCGTTTATTTTTATACTCATTTTTTACTTAATCACCTGCACCCATTTTCCGTTTTGTGTAGCACTGATAGTATTGTTGTACATCGCTTCACATTGTATTGCTGAAAGATAATATTTACCGATATAAGAAGCGTTCAGTAACACCTTATAAGTTACGGTTTCATTTTCCCTGAGATTGAAATAGGTAAATACGCGATCATCTCTGATATCTCTGTAGGTATAAGGAGAAGAAGCAATGATACTTTCATTATCATTTACCCTTGTGTTGATAATCTCCCAGCCGGAAGGAAATATCTGGGTAAGCGCCATCTGCTCATACAACCCCATTTTACCAGGATTTTTCAGTACAACCTCTGCATAAAAATCCAGTCCCTGTTTCAATACGGAAGGATCAATTGGTTTTCCGTTTAGTAATTTATAACTAACAGACATATCAAGTATGTCAGAATTATTCGGTTTAAAGTTATTCTGACCTGCCGCTGGTTGTCCATCTAATATTAATCTGGCAAATAACACAGTCTGTCCATTATTGGTTACAGCTGCTGTTTTTCCTTTGAAATTAATAGGCAGGCTGCTTAAATACTGATTTTGATTGAATGTTCCCTTTTTACCATCCAGCAGATAAGTATAGTTCAATCTGGAAGAAGCAGAATTTTGCCCGCAGAATTTGGCTATGGATAATAAACCGTATGCTGTAGTTTGTGTACTGTACCAGTCATCTGTACCTAATTTTGCAGCTACAGTTTGTAATACCTGTGCCGCCCTTCCTTTCTGGCCCATTAGTGTCAGGGTTTCCAGAATCATGGCTTCATCACGACTGTCTGAGCCATATGTACCTCCCAGCTGGGTATAAGGTTTAACTGTAATATCCAGACCCTTAGTCAGTGCTGTTGCTGCAGAAGCCTGTCCGGCCAGCTGATAAGCTGCGGCCAATCTCCATTTAGCACTCACTGAAAGGTATTCAAAAGCCTTTAATCTGTTCATCGCTGCCATTTCAGGTTTACGTGCAAGTGCTAACACATACAGGCGATAGGCCTGCGAAAGATCGCCGCCATAAAAATTATTACTGTTTGGTACCCAGCTGCCCGCCTTTCCTTTAAGATAACGTAATACCTCGTCAAGCATGCCTACCGGAATATTATAGCCGCTGTTCTGCGCTTCTACCAGGAAATGACCAGCATAGTTTGTTCCCCATTCGTCAGCTGAAGGATCGCCTGGCCAGTAAGCCAATCCGCCTTCTGTAGTCTGGAAAGAACGCAATCTGTTAATTCCCGCCTTGATATTTCTATCCGTCTGAGCTTTCTGCTGTTCGTTCAGTGGACTTAGTTTGTTCAGAAATAATTGTGGAAAGACAGAAGAGGTAGTCTGCTCTACACAGCCATGAGGATATTGCATTAAATAACTTAACCTTTTTTTGAGGTTGACAGGAGGGATAGATGATAACTCAACACTTCCGGAATTACTGCCGGCTATACCTAAAGGCAGATAATCTGTAGTCCAGCTTTGACCCGGCTGAATAATTGCTGATACCACATTAGTTACATATGGATTTGGATTTCTGATATCCAGTTCAAGATCGTAAACTGCTTTTTCGGCACCACTTTGTGCTACAATTTTCACTTTGGCAATACCGGTGATCTGTGGTACTGTAACATCAAAATAAGCCATTTGTTCACCCGGTTGTGCATAAGTCAGCTGTCTTGTTTTAAGACCAGACACCTGGAGGTTTTGTGTTTGCAGCTGCACGGCGACATTTTTAAGATTGTTTTCTGTTGCGAAGACCGTCACCGGCAAAGTGAAACTCTCTCCCGGACCGACTACTCTTGGCAGGGTAGCCAGAACCATTAACGGCTTTTTCACCTGAACAGATTTCTCTGCAGATCCATAAGCACCATCCTGTCCTGCAACCACCAT
This portion of the Pedobacter lusitanus genome encodes:
- the pbpC gene encoding penicillin-binding protein 1C; the encoded protein is MSIKINAVSKLLIGDGIICLLLCWFLFALPARLFVSPTSYVVEAANGELLNAAIASDGQWRFPAADSVPDKFAKCIIAFEDKRFYQHPGIDLLAMVRAMRQNFRAKGIVSGGSTLTMQTIRLSRRQDRTIIQKLFEIFLALRLEVRHKKKEILKLYAANAPFGSNVVGLEAAAWRYFGRSPKTLSWGEMATLAVLPNSPRLVHPGRNITRLITKRNNLLDQLAKLKIIDQATANLSKLEPVPGKPRPLPQNAPHLLNRFKTERAGLKIKTTRVRTTLNEALQLKINALLKRYNNRYRANDIDNIAALVLNVRNGTVMAYAGNIYQPENAGLESHVDMIRAPRSPGSTLKPLLYASMLNDGLILPKTLIPDIPTQIGNYSPQNYDLGYDGAIAADRALSRSLNIPAVRLLQTYKYPRFYDQLKKMGFSTLSQPADHYGLSLILGGSEVTMWDLAKTYMGMARSLNHYNDYHGYYNPHDYDAPGYIKQKPDEKPDENELQRSSLLDNGAIWSTFNAMEELMRPGDEGLWEQFSSSQRLAWKTGTSFGFRDAWAIGLTPDYVVCVWVGNADGEGRPGLTGIDVAAPVLFDIFRQLPAGKWFEMPKNKLKKTSICLQSGYKAGQYCPDRIEEYVSFAGEKTVICPYHKTIHLDRSSTFRVTDQCISPADMIHQSWFILPPAIEYYYKIKHSDYKPLPPFMEGCGDAGNNYVMDMIYPKNNAAIYIPLELDGQRGKVIFTATHKNPSAKIYWHIDDQYVATTAHNHQLSLSPTSGKHILTLVDDKGERFVQQFTILDREKH
- a CDS encoding queuosine precursor transporter, with the protein product MTFKTKESRLLLVLGSFFVANTILSEFIGVKIFSVEGTLGIKHFNINLLGVPNLSFHMSAGVLTWPLIFIMTDIINEYFGMKQVRFLSILTAILIAYAFFIVWGAMNLNSSDFWVNQQINGRMLNMDNAFAGIFGQGMWIIVGSIAAFLIGQFADVLIFHKIKKITGERALWLRSTGSTLVSQLIDSFVVIFIAFYLNPQYHWSWQMVAAIGLVNYTYKFLVAILMTPILYVVHSIIDNYLGKDLAHKLIKMAGRG
- a CDS encoding methionine aminotransferase translates to MIATYSKLPGISNTIFSVMSQLAAEHNAINLSQGFPDYDCDPKLIELVADAMRNGHNQYAPMMGVQSLRELVADKVNLQYGSNYHPDTEVTITAGGTQAIFTALTACIQAGDEVIIFEPAYDCYAPTIKMLGGLVKSYEMTPPDYSIDWEMVKKLFTASTKMIILNSPHNPTGTVLTEKDVKALIKLTKGTDVLILSDEVYEHLVYDGVKHNSLASYAELRERTFIVASFGKLLHTTGWKAGYCIAPEPLMKEFRKIHQFNVFSVNTPMQIGIANYLKDPSVYLGLSVFFQEKRDLFRSMLGQTKFKLLPCKGSYFQCVSYGHFSDEEDTVLAKRLITDIGVASIPVSAFYIRNTDHRVLRFCFAKRQDTLEKSVERLMKL
- a CDS encoding lysoplasmalogenase → MIRKYLLFNLVYALLFILVLVSGYKQLTLLNYGLIPCITLIPLVFFCLTTKLSGRFHQRLFTGLVFALTGSTLFLLRGYDPSYSSYGLIAIVICHLFYIGAFYLDFRSAQELDKKGARIAIFSSAIIFTAFYFYLRPHLGTFRLPVLVCIFIVALFAMMAAFRNQRVNQLSFKLILTGVLFFIVADAILAHTYFINSFKSSDLLIVVIYMIAQYFIVTGGAERKLLRPLSAD
- a CDS encoding RNA recognition motif domain-containing protein, with the translated sequence MKIFITGLPLEVGEDELTAVFGDFGQVKSLRIIKDRETGQSRGFGFVEMPVDEEAKEAIKRMNGGDYNGNRIKVAEAQEKPNTGGAGGGGGFKRNNNNRERSY